A part of Balneola sp. genomic DNA contains:
- a CDS encoding amidohydrolase, whose amino-acid sequence MKKPLTLLSVTAIALVAFFLLPDRSLLDEGGVSYESDYPYKGTFAFTNVNVIPMTEEGLVLENHTVIVKDGVITTVTDSDRIKFTPDTEIIDGTGKYLMPGLAEMHGHVPPTHPSPNAPSYFNNEYVEHTLFLYVSAGITTVRGMLGYDHQLELKDRVNKGELIGPNLYLAGPSFNGNTVSSPEQAEEKVIQQVEEGWDLLKIHPGLTLDEYNAMAEKANELGIAFGGHVPADVGIVRAIDAGQLTMDHTDGYVAYLSAFEGAERETKMAEIIQKTLDNDVWIVPTQALWETIIGAGDYEAMQQYDELKYIPQAVRNGYNNWVNNNIKNNPNLNVEDALEHAELRRVLLEKMNEAGVFILMGTDAPQLFSVPGFSIHRELPKMVEAGMSPYEIIHSGTKNVGDYFDDRANFGTIEDGKRADLILVNSNPLEDIANIQNHSGVMVMGNWLSREMIDEKLKEIEASYN is encoded by the coding sequence ATGAAAAAGCCCCTTACTCTTCTTTCTGTAACAGCTATTGCTCTCGTAGCTTTTTTCCTCCTGCCCGACAGATCCCTTCTTGATGAAGGTGGTGTTTCGTACGAATCCGACTATCCGTATAAAGGTACTTTTGCATTTACCAATGTAAATGTTATTCCAATGACTGAGGAGGGTCTGGTTTTAGAAAATCATACAGTGATTGTAAAAGATGGAGTTATCACTACCGTTACCGATTCAGACAGGATCAAGTTTACTCCTGACACCGAAATTATTGATGGTACCGGAAAGTACCTGATGCCAGGCCTGGCAGAAATGCACGGCCATGTCCCTCCAACTCACCCGTCTCCTAATGCGCCCTCTTACTTTAACAACGAATATGTAGAGCATACCCTTTTTCTATATGTATCCGCTGGAATAACTACTGTTCGGGGTATGCTGGGTTATGACCATCAACTAGAATTAAAAGACCGGGTGAATAAAGGAGAGCTTATTGGGCCAAATTTATATTTAGCTGGCCCCAGTTTTAATGGAAATACAGTTAGCTCCCCGGAACAAGCCGAAGAAAAAGTAATCCAGCAGGTTGAGGAAGGCTGGGATTTATTGAAAATACATCCTGGGCTTACCCTTGATGAATATAATGCAATGGCTGAGAAAGCGAATGAACTTGGTATCGCCTTTGGGGGTCATGTACCTGCTGATGTCGGTATTGTAAGAGCAATCGATGCCGGGCAGTTAACCATGGACCACACGGATGGATACGTAGCCTATTTAAGTGCTTTTGAAGGCGCAGAGCGTGAAACTAAAATGGCTGAAATCATTCAAAAAACACTGGATAACGACGTTTGGATAGTGCCAACGCAAGCCCTCTGGGAAACCATTATCGGAGCGGGAGACTATGAAGCCATGCAACAATATGACGAGCTCAAATATATTCCTCAGGCCGTTCGAAACGGGTACAATAACTGGGTAAACAATAACATCAAGAATAATCCCAACCTAAATGTGGAAGATGCGCTCGAGCACGCCGAGCTGCGACGGGTACTTTTAGAAAAAATGAATGAGGCCGGGGTCTTTATTCTAATGGGTACCGATGCGCCTCAACTTTTCAGTGTTCCGGGGTTCTCAATCCATAGAGAACTTCCAAAAATGGTTGAAGCAGGAATGAGTCCTTATGAAATCATTCATTCTGGCACTAAAAATGTGGGTGACTATTTTGATGACCGGGCAAATTTTGGAACTATTGAAGATGGTAAAAGAGCTGATCTCATCCTTGTTAATTCAAATCCTCTTGAGGATATAGCAAATATCCAAAACCATTCAGGAGTAATGGTGATGGGAAACTGGCTTTCCCGTGAAATGATTGATGAAAAATTGAAGGAAATTGAGGCATCTTATAATTGA